One region of Gigantopelta aegis isolate Gae_Host chromosome 7, Gae_host_genome, whole genome shotgun sequence genomic DNA includes:
- the LOC121377296 gene encoding elongation factor 1-delta-like, whose product MACPLLQDSFWLSQLKFEDAEAQYQKIVAGNAHVQGQAGTSSLAMEIAQTRQLIKNALNNPADRGDAPDSQVNRRLDNLEQENRGLKKVTQDLKSLVQKLEGRIKALEVGGAAPSAASAAADKDADEDFDLFGDEDEDEEEVAEDLERKKLLEEYKAKKSKKPVIIAKSNIILEVKPWDDETDMKHVEKLVRAIKADGLLWGTSKLVPLAYGINKLQISCVVEDDKIGTDFLEEEITKHEDFIQSIDIVGFNKI is encoded by the exons ATGGCCTGCCCACTGTTACAAGACTCCTTCTGGCTGAGTCAGCTGAAATTCGAAGATGCTGAAGCACAGTACCAGAAAATCGTAGCTGGGAATGCTCACGTTCAG GGCCAGGCAGGGACGAGTTCTCTTGCTATGGAAATTGCACAGACTCGACAACTGATTAAAAACGCTCTCAATAATCCA GCGGACAGGGGTGATGCGCCAGACTCGCAAGTCAACCGTCGTCTTGACaacctggaacaagaaaacaggGGACTGAAAAAAG tCACTCAAGATCTGAAATCTCTGGTTCAGAAACTGGAAGGCAGAATTAAGGCCCTTGAAGTAGGGGGCGCTGCTCCATCGGCTGCGTCAGCCGCAGCAGACAAAGATGCTGATGAAGACTTTGACCTGTTTGGTGACGAAGACGAAGATGAGGAG gAAGTTGCTGAGGATTTGGAAAGGAAAAAACTTCTCGAAGAGTACAAAGCTAAAAAGTCCAAAA AGCCGGTGATCATAGCGAAGAGTAACATCATTCTCGAGGTGAAGCCGTGGGATGATGAGACGGACATGAAACATGTCGAGAAACTCGTCCGGGCAATCAAGGCCGACGGACTGCTGTGGGGAACCT ctAAACTAGTCCCTCTTGCTTATGGTATTAACAAGCTGCAGATATCCTGTGTCGTTGAAGATGACAAA atTGGCACAGATTTTCTGGAAGAGGAAATCACGAAACATGAAGATTTCATTCAATCCATTGACATTGTTGGCTTTAACAAGATCTAA